The Streptococcus viridans genome includes a window with the following:
- a CDS encoding class II fructose-bisphosphate aldolase — translation MAIVSAEKFVQAARDNGYAVGGFNTNNLEWTQAILRAAEAKKAPVLIQTSMGAAKYMGGYKVARNMIANLVEAMGITVPVAIHLDHGHYEDALECIEVGYTSIMFDGSHLPVEENLKLAKEVVEKAHAKGISVEAEVGTIGGEEDGIVGKGELAPIEDAKAMVATGIDFLAAGIGNIHGPYPANWEGLDLDHLKKLTEALPGFPIVLHGGSGIPDEQIKEAIKLGVAKVNVNTECQIAFANATRQFVREYDANEAEYDKKKLFDPRKFLKPGFEAITASVEERIDVFGSENKA, via the coding sequence ATGGCAATCGTTTCAGCAGAAAAATTTGTCCAAGCAGCTCGTGACAATGGTTACGCAGTTGGTGGATTTAACACAAACAACCTTGAGTGGACTCAAGCTATCTTGCGTGCAGCAGAAGCTAAAAAAGCTCCAGTTTTGATCCAAACTTCTATGGGTGCTGCTAAATACATGGGTGGTTACAAAGTAGCTCGCAACATGATCGCTAACCTTGTTGAAGCAATGGGTATCACTGTACCAGTTGCAATCCACCTTGACCATGGTCACTACGAAGATGCTCTTGAATGTATCGAAGTTGGTTACACTTCAATCATGTTCGACGGATCACACCTTCCAGTTGAAGAAAACCTTAAATTGGCGAAAGAAGTTGTAGAAAAAGCTCACGCTAAAGGTATCTCAGTTGAAGCTGAAGTTGGTACAATCGGTGGTGAAGAAGACGGTATCGTTGGTAAAGGTGAATTGGCACCAATCGAAGATGCTAAAGCAATGGTTGCTACAGGAATCGACTTCTTGGCAGCAGGTATTGGTAACATCCACGGTCCATACCCAGCAAACTGGGAAGGTCTTGACCTTGACCACTTGAAGAAATTGACAGAAGCTCTTCCAGGATTCCCAATCGTATTGCACGGTGGTTCAGGTATCCCTGATGAGCAAATCAAAGAAGCTATCAAACTTGGTGTTGCGAAAGTTAACGTTAACACTGAGTGCCAAATCGCATTCGCTAATGCAACTCGTCAATTCGTACGTGAATACGATGCAAACGAAGCAGAATACGACAAGAAGAAACTCTTCGACCCACGTAAATTCTTGAAACCAGGATTCGAAGCAATCACAGCTTCAGTTGAAGAACGTATCGACGTATTTGGTAGCGAAAACAAAGCTTAA